AAACCTCCCCCACACCAACATCGCCTCACTCATCTTCGCCCTCATCAGCGGTGCCTTCCTGGTGCTGGTGAAGGAGCTCAATGCTCGCCACATGCACAAGATCCGCTTCCCCATCCCTGCAGAGATGATTGTGGTAAGACCTTGTCCAGAGCTGGGGTGCTGGGGGGTCAGACTGTGAGAAGAGGAAACCAGCTCAGTCAGGGCCAGGGGAGTCCCTACCTCTCCTCACCCCATCCCCTGCACTGGACAGGAAGTGAGATGTGAATCCATCCCATCCCCCACACGTGGTGCTTCCTCTCTTTCTACTGCTTTGATAATTTCCCCTAAGGAGGCAAGGGAGTGGGATTCATGGTccccagagaaaagaaagacttgAGCGAGacccctgccctggccccagcTTAGGGCCAATCCCCATTCTCTGCTTTGGGGTTTGCAGGTGGTGGTGGCAACAGCTGTCTCCGGGGGCTGTAAGATGCCCAAAAAGTATCACATGCAAATCGTGGGAGAAATCCAACGCGGGTGAGTCTAGTGGCCCAGAAGCCTGACCCACCTGCACCACATGCCCCGCTAAGGCCTGAACTCGGAGAGGGAAACAAGATGACCTCCACGAAAATGCCATAGAAACTGTATGACGCTGACCACGTATGAATTATTACTGTTTCCTGAGAAGGGCCACACAACCAGCCGATGTTGgctattttatgaaaaatgagtCTTAACGGCCACGCTCCCCTTTTAAATCTCATGCAACTGATGCTGTTAAACAAAAGCCTCTCTGATCAGCCCCTTGCTGGCTCTTTGCCTTGCTCTAATGCATTGGTTCTTTGTCCATGCAGAAAGAGAGCTATTAGGTTCAACCAGATTCATGGAGCatccactctgtgccaggcaccatgctgggtCCTAAGAGGAGGGGGGCGACGCTCGCCCTGCAGGGCTGGAGCGGGCACGGGAGGGAAGGCCATGCAGCACGAGAGGTCTCGGGGGTCTGTGAACTCACAAGCGTATAGAGTTCAGAATCTGGGAGTAAACAAATGAGGCCCTGCCACATCCTGGCctagtgaccttgggcaagttagaTTCTCTAAGCCTCGGTTTCCACCTTTGTAAAACAGGAGTGGTGGTGCCTACCCTACGGGGTGGTGCTGAGGATTCAGACTGAATGGGATAACTTAGGTAAAGATCCCGGCACACCTTGGGGGCCTTCCACGGGCTGGTGAAGGACTTGGCTGCCCTCCCTGCTCACGTTCTTGGGctctgcctccttcctggctCCTCGGCAGGTTCCCCACCCCGGTGTCACCTGTGGTCTCGCAGTGGAAGGACATGATAGGCACAGCCTTCTCCCTAGCCATTGTGGGCTACGTCATCAACCTGGCTATGGGCCGGACCCTGGCCAACAAGCATGGCTACAATGTGGATTCGAACCAGGTAGCTCTGGCCACCTCCGGCAGGGCTGGGCGGGACAGGTCAACTCAGGCCTGGTATGAGACATCTTGGCTAGGGGGGCTCATGGGCTGAGGTGAGGCAGGGAGGCCTCTGGTCCCAAGGGGCTGACCTCCTCTTGACTGGGAGTGTGTGACTTTATAGCCACTGGGTCACTCTCAGGTCCTAGGCCTGCGGTCTGGCTTGCATGCCTGACTGCACTTGGTCCCAGTGCCCCTCCACCCCACACTGGCTTCTAATCCTGCCCCTCCCACAGGAGATGATCGCCCTGGGCTGCAGCAACTTCTTTGGCTCCTTCTTTAAAATTCATGTCATTTGCTGTGCGCTTTCCGTCACTCTGgctgtggatggagctggaggaaaGTCCCAGGTGAGCCTTGTACTAGGGGCATGGGGTGGAGGTGGTAACACAACGGCTGCCCCAGGGAAGCCTGGGCACTGCAAGCCAAGCCAGCTCTTCTCCAACCCTCATCTCCCTCTTTAGTCTCCACTCCACCAAAGCCATGTATTGGAAATCAACCAAGAGCAAAAATTTCAcacctgctgtctctccccaactctttCTCGGAATAGGTGGCaagcctgtgtgtgtctctggTGGTGATGATCACCATGCTGGTCCTGGGAACCTATCTGTATCCTCTCCCCAAGGTAAGATCCCAGCCATCAAGCAGAGGACAGTGTGACTCCAGGAAAATCGATCCCTGAGAGTTGTGTGGCACTTTCCAGACTACAAAGTGCCACCATGGTCATACTTAGTCTCAACCACAACCCGGGAGGTAGACAATGCAGGTTTTatcctccccattttacaggtgaaggaAACTGAGTCTGAGAGTCTAAGTAACCTTGTCCACAGTGAGGCAGTTCACAGCACagggctggtcccaaactccagCCTTCTGTCCTCAGAGTCGAATCCCTAGGCAGTGGTTACACCTACCCATGGGCACCAGGCTCTCACGCAGCCGGGCTGGAAGGGCTCTAGGCATGTGTCATTTAGGGATGAGGGAAGAGAGGTCAGgcaagggtggggccaggaagAACCCCATGGCTCTAACACCAGCACTTTCCAAACCTAAGATTGAATGCAGAGATGTGGGGTATTGGCCAGGGGAGGTGTTCCCCATCTCTGTCCTGCCAGGCTTTGGGGTCAGGTATGTGTAGGAGGGCAAAAAGAAGGGAACCCCCGGGGGCCTAGAACAATGTTCTGCTTCTCTAGTCTGTGCTAGGAGCCCTGATTGCTGTCAATCTCAAGAACTCCCTCAAGCAACTCACCGATCCCTACTACCTGTGGAGGAAGAGCAAGCTGGACTGCGTAAGTATCGGGCAGCCTCCAGGTACCGGCCATgcccctgccctctcctccaACCCCGCAGCCCTGTCAGTTAGCCCTGTGCTAACAATGAACCCTCTAGTCGGCTGCTTCCTAATTAGCATAGCTGAGTGGTTAAAAACCCAGGTTTCGATGTGACACATCGTACGTCCAAACCCTAACGCAGCCATCTGCTGGCTGCGTGGCCAGCACAAGCCCCTTAACCTTTCCGAGTCTTGGAGTCTTCACCTGGGAGATGGGTACTTCAcactctctgtctcccagggtttTCTATGAAGAAGAAGCAGGGTAATATAAGTAAGCATGTTGTCTACATCGTATTTGATACCCAATAAAACTTAGCTATTACTATTTTTATGACATATAGCtccaaaaaagcaaaaggaaatctttaaaaaaaaaaacaaaaaaaaaacctagaacaTAAAGCCAGAAGACCTAAATCTTGAGCAAGTGACTAGACTTCTCTGGagttctatttcctcatctgtaaatagggGTGAGAGTCATGCAGTCACGGTTGCGTCAAGCCCTGGTTccgaggattaaatgagatcacagTGGGAAAACACCACAGGAGCATAAACATTCTGCAAACATGACTTACTGTTATGACTAGTTGCACACCCCACCACGTCTTCCGCTGGGCATAGTAATGAAGGCCAGTGTGTCCTGTCACTGCATTCTCTCCAGGCAAGCCCTGCCGTCACCTATGGGAGAGGATTTACTAACCTTTCTTAACGATGATGAAACCAAAGCTCAAAACAGTTAAGTAAATCATCAAAGGCCACAGACGTAGGAAGTGGTAGAGTCTGGATTAAAACTCCAGAACTCTGGGCTGGACTGTCTCATAGGGAAGGGAGGCTCACCCACCTAGGGCAGGGAAGAAAAGTGGCTCATCTGTGGTCACCCAGGGGGAGAGCGATGAGAATAGGGAGAAAAATTATGCCTCAGTTCCCAGCCCAAGGATCTGCTTTTAGCGTAGTCCAGCAAGTCCCCGCTATGGCAGTGTTTCCTTCTGTTCATATGGCGACTGCTGCTTCCATCTGATCTTCACAGCAGTTCACTACAGGAACCTGGGCGTATGTCTTTCTTTTAGAGGAATGTGTGGGTCTTAAAATCTAGAGGGAGCAACTATCAAAACGTCATTCAGTGTTGCCCCCCACACACAAAACCAGGCCCCCAGCCAGTCAGAAAACACGCTGCTAGACAGAGAGAGGGAACCCACATTTATTGATCCCTTGCTGAGCACCCGTTAGGTTAGGACCGTCAGGCTCCTTAACTTTTGAATCCTTTCATAAGGTAGGCATTGTTATTCTCCTTTTGTGGGCTAGGAACCAGGGTTCACATGGTCATTAAGGAACAAAACTTTGAGCTgcgtgtggtgactcacacctgtctGTGATCtagcacctcaggaggctgaggcagcaggaccgcttgacatcaggagttcaacatcagcctgggcagcatagcaagagcccatctctacaaaaattaaaagttagctgggtgtaatggcacgtgcctatagtcctagctactcaggaaggtaaGGTGGGAGCATGGCTTGGGTTcacgagtttgaggctgcagtgagctgatcttgccactgcactctaagcctgagcaagagagcaagaccctgggactccaaaaccaaccaaccaaataaacaaacccaAGCATATCTGACCCAAGACGCATGCTCTTATGGATGCCGCGTCCCTGTGTGCTGGGGCTTCTTCTGAAAACACAGACAACCACAGTCAGTCTAAGGGAAATAGACAAGTGAAACTAAAGCGCCAATACATAAAATACTGCaaaaacatgattaaaaaaaagaagaagaagaagagcagGTCTTAGGTTGTGCTAGCAGAGAATGGCCTTGGCTAATTCAGGAAGACTTCCTGAAAGAGGCGGTTTTTTCCCCAGGTCTGCTTTTGACATCTCTCTTTTTACAGTGCATCTGGGTAGTgagcttcctctcctccttcttcctcagcctgccCTATGGTGTGGCAGTGGGTGTCGCCTTCTCCGTCCTGGTCGTCATCTTCCAGACTCAGTTGTAAGTAACAGCTTTTGCCCTCCCAGGCCCACCGTCGGGTCCCTGGGCCAGCCTGTGGGGAGCTCCCATGCCACAGCCCTGCTTAGCCCACTTCCACCTCTGGGCCTGGCACTGGAGGCGCTTCCAGGCCTGAGGAGAGCCTGACCCAGCCAGGACTGTGGGCACAGTCTGGGCTATTTGATTTCTCATATCCTGAGAACCCCAGGGGAAGCCAGCATAGTCTCGCTAGGGATGGCTGGAGAGAGgacagtggcagaggcaggagggcaaCAGCAGATGGTGAGAGTCAACATCCTTCCAAAGACACTGCCAGCATCCCAAACCAAATGGGACCCCACCCCAGGAAAACGCCAGGTAGAAACGGATGCTGTGTTCTGCACACTGGGAGTATCAGAGAGAAGGGGCCCTGGTCAAGGCAGGGAGGGTGCTGAGTGTTGGGGAATGCTGTCCTCTCTTCTTAAGAACTCAAAACAAGGAAGCGATGACTTCAGGGTCACTGAAGCTTGTCACCTTGTGTACTGACCCCACTTCTCTCCTCTGCCACCTGGTCTCGGAGCTATGTCAAAGGCCTGCCTGTCATCCTCCTAGTTATAGGAGGCTGCAGGCCACCAGACATGTGTCCCTAGTGCAAAAAGGCACAGCAAGTCTGGGGGTGAGGACAGGACCCCATCCTACCTTGgctctgcccctgccctgccccagcacGGGCACCCTTCCAGACCCATGTATCATTAGCGTTCtcttatgtttttctcttccttctccatccagtcgaAACGGCTATGCACTGGCCCAGGTCACAGACACTGACATTTATGTGAATCCCAAGACCTATAGTAAGGTAGGTAATTAAAGCTTATGACCACCTTCTTTTGCTCTGTGCCACCCCAAGGAGagattgttttttaaagccaATAAAGACATTTCTACAAATTGAGCTCAGTCTCCCTGTCACAGGCCCAGGATATCCAGGGGATTAAAATCGTCACTTACTGCTCCCCTCTCTACTTTGCCAACTCAGAGATCTTCAGGCGAAAGGTCATTGCCAAGGTAAGGCTCAGTTCCTGGTGACCAGCGGCTCTGGACGGAGAGTGTCCAGAAGATGGAAGCAGGAGGGCAGTGGGGGCCGAGAACAGGCCACTCCTGTAGAGGGTGGAGGTCGAATTGCTGTCGCCTCTCTCCCTATAGACAGGTATGGACCCCCAGAAAGTATTACTAGCCAAGCAAAAATACCTCAAGAAGCAGAAGAAGCGGAGAATGAGGCCCACACAACAGAGGAAGTCTCTATTCATGAAAACCAAGGTAAATGGAGGCCAGGAGAAGGCCCCCTGCCCTGCTTTCCTGCCCGTTCTGATATTGCCCCTGTTACTCGTGGTACTCCGGGGCCCCTCTTCCCACCCTGAAAGGCAAAGACAGGAAGGCTCTGCGAACACTGCCTGGTGGCCACTaggcatttttcttcttctttttttttcttttcttctttttttagagatggagttttgctcttgtcaaccaggctggagtgcaatggcgtgatctcagctcactgcaacctctgcctccaaggctcaagcgattctcctacctcagcctcctgagtagctggtattacaggtgcctgccaccatgcctggctgatatttgcatttttagtagagacagggtttcaccatgttggccaggctggtctcgaaaccctgacctgaggtgatccacctacctcagcctcctaaagtgctgagattacaggcatgagccaccgcacccagcctaggcATTTTTGTTCTTGGATGAGGTGCTACAAGTTCCCAGGGTAGCCAGTGAACTCCCACAACCCTTCTTCATTTTCTGGCTAAGATAGGACATAGCCCGTGGACTTTTGAACAAACCAGAGGAGGAGCAGCAGTGAATTTTCCTAGGGAACCCAGGCAGCCCACACTagcagggctggggtgggcaTGGGAGtaatttctgtaatcccagcaggattttgggaggctgaggtgggagaatcacttaaagtcaggagttggagaccagcctactcaacatggcaaaaccctgtctctactaaaaatacacaaaaaatagcagggtgtggtggtgggcacctgtaatgccagctactcgggaggccgaggcacgagaatcacttcaacccaggcagcagaggttgcagtgagccaagatagtgcaactgcactccagcctaggcgacagagggagactctgcctcaagaaatAAAGGAGCTCAGTGTCCCCAGAGGGGCTTCCTCCCAGAGAGAGTGGGTGGAGGCTTCAGTGCCTCTCTTGAGAGGGTCCTCTGACTTTGTCTGGGTTGTAGAAGACCAAGCTTGCAGGCCCTGCCTAAGAAAGGGCTTTGAGAGAGGCCTCTTAGGTGGGGTTTTCAGGGTCTGTGTTCACCATCACCACGTGGAGTTATCCCCTCCACCTACACCCATCATGCCCCCGCTTCAGCCACAGCAAAGTCTGGCTCGGCCTGGTGGTCCCTGACTgtgtcccctgcccccacccctccagACCGTCTCCCTGCAGGAGCTGCAGCAGGACTTTGAGAACGGCCCCCCCACTGACCCCAACAACAACCAGACGCCGGCTAATGGCGCCAGTGTGTCCTACATCACCTTCAGCCCCGACAGCTCCTCGGCTGCCCAAAGTGAGCCACCGGCCTCTGCTGAGGCCCCCGACGAGCCCAGTGACACGCTGGCTAGCGTCCCGCCCTTCGTCACCTTCCACACCCTCATCCTTGACATGAGTGGAGTCAGCTTTGTGGACCTGATGGGCATCAAGGCCCTGGCTAAGGTGAGGCCCTGAGGGCCagcaggccccgccccctccaccCTGCTCTCCCTTACCCCGTTTCCTTGGAGCCCTCATTTCAGGGAGCTGAGGGATGAAACGCACCGCGGAGGCTAAAGGCTCCTAGGAACCCCTCCTTTCCCCAGACACTACCAGGATAGGATGTTCTCGGCAGCGCAGTCCCAGACAGCTGGTGACAacacatggctggagaggtctATCAGAGCTTCAGGCGCCCGTGCTCCCAACACCCGCAGCAGAGGGCATCCCAAGTCCCTCTGAGGAACCCACCCAGGGGCTCCGAGGAGAGTCCAGTTTGGCTCCTGGTTCATGATCTGCTGCCCTTGTCCCTCATTGACTAGCCAGCCtaggagaggagaagaaataaCAGCAGGGCCCCACACCATCAAGCCAGACAGCCAGCCCACGGGACACCCTGAATGAATGTATCTATCTGATAACTTTCCAGCAGCCACCGCCAGTGGCGGGGAGTCAGCAAACCTCAGAGCTGGTTCAGATAGAGGCAAGCTAGGGGAAGGCACAGAGAGTGTTCGGACTGACATCACCGTCAACCAGGTGTGGGGAAGTCCCCATCTCCAGCCTTGGGCCTCCGCCAGCTTCCTTAGCCAGGATCTGGAGTCCAGGCCAGCCTTGGCTGAAGCTCTAGACTCCCTGAGCCTCTGTCCTCCCCTGCAGCTTCTGCCTGAGGCCACAGAGGAGTCTGGGAAAATCTAAGCTACTGAAAGAAAAGATCTAGTCCCACAAGAAGGGGTCATGGTGACTTTAAGTGCCCGCCGcgttggcaaaaccccatttccgCCCCCTGTCCCAAGAAGCCGTCAGCCAACACTCCAGGGAAAAGTGGTGTGCTTTGCTGCTATTTTTATCTTTGGCTGCTGGGCTCTCAGGGTTGCTTATTTGTTTGACTTCCCCTCTGAAGTACGTTTTGTGAATCACTTTTGAGACCCACTCAGAACATTCCTTTCCTTTTGCCTCCCTACCCCAACACTTCCAGCTGAGCTCCACCTATGGGAAGATCGGTGTGAAGGTCTTCTTGGTGAACATCCATGGTAAGAGAAAGAGGACGTCTAGGTGGCTGAAAGGCTGGCAAGGAGGGTGGGGTAGGAACAGGTTGGTGGGGTCTGAATAGTGAGTAGGTTGGAAATCAGAGCACTCGGATAACCCCCTAAGCGGCTGCCTGCTCATAAAAGCTTCAGGTACGAGTCCAAAGAGACCGTCAGATTGCATAAACATCCTAGGGGTCCTAGTGACAGAGTGGGGGTGACAGGTCATGGAGTTACAAAAGAACAGCTAGGATTCTAATCTACCCATAACTAATTTGCCATGTATTCTTGGCGGAGTCACTTTATCTATCAAGGGATCTATTTCTACCTATGTAAACTGAGGGGAGTGACTAGATGGGTTTGGGGATCCTCTCCAAACCAGAGTCTCCATGAATCTATGTAGACATAAAGCACACAGCACCCTGATTCTCCAGGGACCATATAAATATGCAGTTACACAGGCACACAGTCTCCAAAGGTGCGTACACACAGCCTCAAGGGCGTGGCCACAGAGCAGCAGACATTTACATCATTAGCATATATGCAAAGAGCAGAGATGTGGaagtgcacacagacacacagaagcaTGTGAAGGGACGCGTACACACACCTAGCCCCCTCACACCCGCTCCAGCAGGGCCACAGGTCCCAGGCTCCGCATGGCCACGCTCAGGGAGAAGATCTGCAGTGGCCATGGCCTCCTGTCATAGGCTCCAGAGCTAGAAGTCGTGGATTCTACCCGGCCTCTCTGGACACCTCCTCAGGAAACCATCTCTAGGATGAAGAGTAATGGTTCTGCCACACAATGAAAGTTGCTGAAAAGGTCCAGGAAAACAAGAGGAAGGATGGATGCTTGGGGGACAGAACTGGCAGCAACCTCCACAAGGACGGCTTAGGCTTCACCACCCAAATCACCACAAAGTACCAACTCCCTAAATCAAACTGCTTCCTTCTGCCCTGGGTTGAAAGTTCAGCATCCTCAAGTTCACGTTGCCCTCTGCCGTCCAGAACTGATATTGCAATGCCAATGCCATGGCCCTCAGATGCAGCCAGAGCTCTGACCTCAGACCCTTCCGTCCCGAGTCGGGTCTCAccaccttccccaccccagcTCCAACCCACAATGGCTGTTATCTTTCTGAAGGTGATCTTTTCTCCTTCTAGCCCAGGTGTACAATGACATTAGCCATGGAGGCGTCTTTGAGGATGGGAGTCTAGAATGCAATCACGTCTTTCCCAGCATACATGATGCCGTCCTCTTCGCCCAGGCAAATGCCAGAGACGTGACCCCAAGACGAAACTTCCAAGGGGTAAGGTCCCTGCACCTGGAGAATCCTAGGCTCCAAGGCACTGAAATAGCGGGACTAAGAGGCACTAGAGAGAACACAGGAGAAGCTTTAAGTTCCAACACTAACTCTGCCATTTATGTTTTCTGATAGAATGAGTCCCATCAACTAACATTACCTATCTcccagcatttttcttttgtttttgttttagggcaAAATGATAATTACATCTTTTGTGTCACTTGAAAGCACTTTGTGTCTTGTAAAAATTCTTTATCGATATAAATTTCCTGGTTGCACAAACCCCCAAAGCACAGTCTAGCATGCCCACTCTTCTGGCACTGTTCCCTGCCTCCTCCTTATCTGCTTCTAAAGGGGGctttggggaagggagggagggaagtaagCCTGCCCATTTTAACTTAGCAGAGCTTAGAGATTTCAGGCTGGTGATGGAGGAAGAGGTTGGGTCTGAGTTTTGTCTCCACTTTTCGACATTTCATTTACTAGCTCAGTAAGTGACATACAAACGGGATACAAATAACACCATCTAAAACTCCAGAAGGCTGAGGAGTCAGAAAAAGCCCACCCCCTTGAGTTCCCTGCCCAGGTATCCCCAACCATCTCTCAGCCCTCAGGGACCTCTCCCAGCTCAACTcctgcccttggcctcccaagactTTGTTTGTGCCCCAGCCCTGGGTAAAAACCTCCCCTTCCCTCTGTGGGGCATACGAAAGGCTTTTCTGGCTCTGGAGCAACGATTTGCTCTTTGCCTTAAGAGACTGATAAAGGTGAAGCCATCTGCTCTAAGTGCTGAAAGACTGCCCAGGAACACACAGGGCACTGGCTCCTGCCCTCCATGCCTAGAAGGAAACTCTGGGGAAACAGAGGGCTTTCCCACTTCGTGAACTTGTCCGCAGAGCAAAGAGGGAGATTCTGGAGGAATCCGCATTATTTGTTGGTGCCCTAATCACGTTCAGCTACTCTGAACATGATATGTATACTTTATTAGTTACAGACTtataagtaatttatattttatataatatagttACATATTACAGACTATATTCATACATATAagtcacacacatatacatacacctTTTCAGCAGCATGGTGAGGGGAAAAGCAGGCAAAGTGAGGCTGGTTATCAGACTcttacagattagaaaacagaTTTCCAGGAGGATAGGAATTCCCCAATATCAGGCAGCTAGCCAGTAGTGTTTCTAAGCTGGGTAAAACCTTCCCTGCCTCTAATAGCCCAAAGGAGGGAAGAACCTGACACGCACCTGTCTGGTATAAGGGAGAAGACCACAGCTGTGCTGTTTTTAGGCAGGTGAGGGAAAGAGCAAGCGGATGAATCATGTGTCAGGAAGCAGTGTCCACTCAAAGCTGGCCACGTGTCTGTCTTCCTGCCACCGTCCACCAACTTTGCTGTTCAGTCACTGAAGCTCATTCTGCCACGGCTTCCTCCCTTCCAGGCTCCAGGGGACCCTGAGCTCTCCTTGTATGACTCAGAGGAGGACATCCCCGGCTACTGGGACTTAGAGCAGGTGAGCTGAGGGACAGGGCTGTGAGGGTGGGAGCAGGGTGAGGAGGGGAAGGATGGGGTTGCTCTCAAATACAAGGTGTTCACTTGGCTGTCTCACCTCCAGCCCACAGCAGTCACATTCAAGGCCACAAAGGCTtgtgttcattgttttcttttcttttcttttcttttcttttttttttttttttgagacaaagtctcactctatcgcccagactggagtagcatgatctcggctaactcgaacctctgcctcccgggttccagcggttcccctgcctcagcctccttagtagctgggaccacaggcctgcgccaggctaattattgtattttttatggagacaggggtttcactgtgttggccaggctggtctcaaacttctgatctcaagcaatctgcctgcctcagtctccctaagtgctggggttacaggcataagccaccatgcccggcctttgttttcattcttctcattCCCTGAAAGGCATCCTGGGGAGAGGATGAGCCACTGGACCAAGTCCTAGAGAACTAGTATCTATTCTTACTCTCCAGCACGTCACCCACGTGGCCTTGGGTGAGCCACATACACCCTGGGTCCTAGTTTTTATCACCTGTGAAATTAGGGAAACATAAGTAATACCTGTCCCATCCACCACACAAGATTGGCAGGGGAGTCATTTGTTCTTTCGCGCATTCAGCAGCTATTTATGGCATACCTAGTGTTTGCCTGACACAGTTCAGGATGGgcacacagcagtgaacaagacaaaggcctctgcctctcagaaaCTGATGTTCTGGTAGAACAGACGAATTCTGGGGCTACGAATGAATTATTATTGCATGTGGACAGGACTTAAGAACTAAAGGACAtgtggccgggcacaatggctcacacctgtaatcccagcactttgggaggctgaggcaggcggatcacctgaggtcaagagttcaagactagcctgaccaacatggcaaaaccccgactctactaaaactacgaaaattagccaggcatagtggcacacaactgtagtcccagctactcgggagtctgaggcatgagaatcacttgaacttgggaggcggaggttgcagtgagcagagatcacaccactgcattccagcctgggcgacagagtgagactctgtctcaaaaacaaacaaaacaaaacaaaaccatcccCATCCACATAGGGCCCATAGAAATTAACACCACCCCAGCAATGCCCTGAATTAAAAGAAACCAGATGACTAGGTTTAGAGAAATCTGGCTTTGGGTCTATGAGAAATAATGTCTCTCTTTGTGCCTCTTCCCATTCTTTTTGACATTGAGCTCCATGGTCCTCTGAATCCATCTCTCACAGTGCTGATGGCAGGTGGAACAGATTAGAAAATAGTGCTGGAGCCATAGAGATTTGGCAGACTGATTTCTGGGCCCTCTTGGAATCTCCAGCATATTCCGAAAAGCCTGGATAAGACCAAAATAGCTTATCAAAGCGAGAAAGGACTTTAGAGCTTTTCTACTGCCAACCTTCATTTTACCCAATGAAGGAAGCGACGCTAAAAACAGGCAAGGGACACACGGAAGGTCACACAGCACACGGGAGGCGATTCACATGTAGATTTCAGCACCTGCTTCTGCCACGCCAGACTGGTTCACCTCCTGGCCTGACCATGCCTCTCCCCTGTTCACACACACTctcgcacacacacgtgcacacgtggTGCCTCATTCTGGCCAGGGGTTCCTAGGGTCACCTCTGGGTTGCAGCCAACTTGGTTGTGACCCCAGCTGGTCTaacctctctcttcccctcccactTCCTTCCTGTGGCTCCTGCAGGAGATGTTCGGGAGTATGTTTCACACAGAGACCCTGACCGCCCTGTGAGCGCCCCGCCAGTCCTCATGCTGCCTACAGAGTGCCTGGCACTTGGCACTTCCACAGAGGAGGAACCCGGGGTCGCAGGGAGTGTGGGGAGGAGGAAAGTGCACCCCCAGGGCCTGcattcccctctcctctccccctctctcctcccctccttccctccctgcatcTCCAGAGGGAGCCTCTCAGCAGCAGGGGGTGCTACCCTTACAGGAGTGAGAGTCTGGGGAGCCCAGTCTTC
This genomic interval from Saimiri boliviensis isolate mSaiBol1 chromosome 14, mSaiBol1.pri, whole genome shotgun sequence contains the following:
- the SLC26A9 gene encoding solute carrier family 26 member 9, with the translated sequence MSQPRPRYVVDRAAYSLTLFDDEFEKKDRTYPVGEKLRNAFRCSSAKIKAVVFGLLPVLSWLPKYKIKDYIVPDLLGGLSGGSIQVPQGMAFALLANLPAVNGLYSSFFPLLTYFFLGGVHQMVPGTFAVISILVGNICLQLAPESKFQVFNNATNESYVDTAAMEAERLHVSATLACLTAVIQMGLGFVQFGFVAIYLSESFIRGFMTAAGLQILISVLKYIFGLTVPSYTGPGSIVFTFIDICKNLPHTNIASLIFALISGAFLVLVKELNARHMHKIRFPIPAEMIVVVVATAVSGGCKMPKKYHMQIVGEIQRGFPTPVSPVVSQWKDMIGTAFSLAIVGYVINLAMGRTLANKHGYNVDSNQEMIALGCSNFFGSFFKIHVICCALSVTLAVDGAGGKSQVASLCVSLVVMITMLVLGTYLYPLPKSVLGALIAVNLKNSLKQLTDPYYLWRKSKLDCCIWVVSFLSSFFLSLPYGVAVGVAFSVLVVIFQTQFRNGYALAQVTDTDIYVNPKTYSKAQDIQGIKIVTYCSPLYFANSEIFRRKVIAKTGMDPQKVLLAKQKYLKKQKKRRMRPTQQRKSLFMKTKTVSLQELQQDFENGPPTDPNNNQTPANGASVSYITFSPDSSSAAQSEPPASAEAPDEPSDTLASVPPFVTFHTLILDMSGVSFVDLMGIKALAKLSSTYGKIGVKVFLVNIHAQVYNDISHGGVFEDGSLECNHVFPSIHDAVLFAQANARDVTPRRNFQGAPGDPELSLYDSEEDIPGYWDLEQEMFGSMFHTETLTALEPLSSRGCYPYRSESLGSPVFTRQALATAGKPPDRSTPPTSAQSLAAEGHLDFQLLQVSQKQKEKYNCAGLLCKLQKVSQGPHGSVSDGVRRSRDIGKNLGRTLACLPQLLQRCLWKLCTQGRPW